Genomic window (Spirosoma sp. KCTC 42546):
CTTCAGGGAGTAATACGAAAAGGCTATCGTAAAGCAGTATTAGTAAACCAGTAACAATTGAAAAGGCCGGCTTTATATAAAACCGGCCTTCTTCGTAAATCTATATCCTATAAACCAGTTACTTCTTCGTCACTCGGACCGAAATCCGGCGATTTTGTGCCCGGCCTTCTTCGGTGTCGTTTGAAGCAACGGGGTGCTCCTGCCCGTACCCTTCTGCTTCCAGACGATCTTTACCAATGCCCATTTTCTCTAGCTCAACCCGTACCGAGTTGGCACGATCCTGAGAGAGTTTGAGGTTACTGGCGGCATTGCCGGTGTTATCCGTGTAGCCACCCAGCTTGATGTTTACGGCTGGATGCGCCTTCAGGATTTCGGCAATGTTTTTCAACTGCTCCTGCGACTGAGGCTCCAGCGTGGCACTCCCCGTTTGGAATAATAACCGGTCAAAATCAAACCAGGTCGTTTTGTCAACAGGCTTGTCGCCTTTGATAAAGGCCAGCAGTTTACTTTCGATTCCAAATTCAGGAATGTTTAACTCAACACCGCTCGTCAATTTTTCAGGGCGAAATTCGCCGAGTCCCGTATTTGGAGTGTTCACTTTGTCATTATCGGCAGCAGTTGATTCTTCTAGTGGAAGTTCTGTACCAGCAGCCTCTTTGCCTTCTTTGTTATAGCCCGGTGTTTCGGCTGAGGGAACAGCGATGTAGGGCGCAATAACGAGCGAAACGATCGACATCAGTTTGATCAGAATGTTCATCGACGGACCCGAGGTATCTTTAAATGGATCACCCACGGTATCACCCGTAACCGATGCTTTGTGTGGCTCCGATTTTTTGTAGAACATTTCACCATTGATCAGGACGCCTTTCTCAAATGACTTTTTCGCGTTGTCCCAGGCACCACCAGCGTTGTTCATGAAAATTCCCATCAACACACCCGATACCGTAACACCGGCCAGTAAACCACCGAGCACTTCAGGACCAAAAATGAACCCAACAATAACGGGAACCGTCAGGGCAATTGCACCCGGCAACACCATTTCGCGAATAGAAGCCTGTGTCGAGATAGCTACGCACTTTTCGTATTCAGGCTTACCGGTTCCTTCCATAATACCCGGAATTTCCCGGAACTGGCGACGTACTTCTTCAACCATCGCCATAGCTGCCCGACCCACAGCCGCAATGGCCAGAGACGAGAAAATGTACGGAATCATACCACCCACAAACAAACCAGCCAGCACGTCGGCCTTGTAAATATCGATGGCAGAAATGCCCGATAGGCCCACAAAAGCTGCAAATAACGCAAGCGCGGTCAAAGCCGCAGAAGCAATGGCAAACCCTTTACCACTGGCAGCAGTCGTGTTACCTACCGCATCCAGAATATCGGTACGGCCCCGTACTTCTTCGGGCAGGTAACTCATTTCGGCAATACCACCGGCGTTATCGGCAATAGGTCCGAAGGCATCAATGGCCAACTGCATAGCCGTAGTGGCCATCATACCAGCGGCAGAGATAGCAACGCCGTACAAACCGGCAAAGTGATAGGATGTATAGATACCAGCCGCCAACACCAGAATTGGCAATACAGTCGATTCCATACCGACAGACAAACCACCGATGATATTCGTAGCGGCACCAGTTGCTGATTGCCGGATAATCGACAGC
Coding sequences:
- a CDS encoding sodium-translocating pyrophosphatase, whose translation is MNYSVYLVPILGIVGLLVMFTKFMWVSKQDAGDARMQEIAGYIADGAIAFLKAEWRVLTYFGIIVALLLAYMGSLVPNSSPIIGISFILGAFLSALAGYIGMNIATKANVRTAHAARTSLTKALEVSFTGGSVMGIGVAGIAVLGLGSLFIVLYKLYVEPTGDVNGLPMEKALEVLAGFSLGAESIALFARVGGGIYTKAADVGADLVGKVEAGIPEDDPRNPATIADNVGDNVGDVAGMGADLFGSYVATILATMVLGREIVIPGDPIIGHAPIVLPMVIAGLGLIFSIIATYLVRVKDDNGNVQAALNLGNWASIGITLVASYFLVNAMLPATTMEIRGVEFTRMDVFFAIVTGLVVGALMSIITEYYTAMGRRPVLSIIRQSATGAATNIIGGLSVGMESTVLPILVLAAGIYTSYHFAGLYGVAISAAGMMATTAMQLAIDAFGPIADNAGGIAEMSYLPEEVRGRTDILDAVGNTTAASGKGFAIASAALTALALFAAFVGLSGISAIDIYKADVLAGLFVGGMIPYIFSSLAIAAVGRAAMAMVEEVRRQFREIPGIMEGTGKPEYEKCVAISTQASIREMVLPGAIALTVPVIVGFIFGPEVLGGLLAGVTVSGVLMGIFMNNAGGAWDNAKKSFEKGVLINGEMFYKKSEPHKASVTGDTVGDPFKDTSGPSMNILIKLMSIVSLVIAPYIAVPSAETPGYNKEGKEAAGTELPLEESTAADNDKVNTPNTGLGEFRPEKLTSGVELNIPEFGIESKLLAFIKGDKPVDKTTWFDFDRLLFQTGSATLEPQSQEQLKNIAEILKAHPAVNIKLGGYTDNTGNAASNLKLSQDRANSVRVELEKMGIGKDRLEAEGYGQEHPVASNDTEEGRAQNRRISVRVTKK